A single region of the Fimbriimonadaceae bacterium genome encodes:
- a CDS encoding 5'-nucleotidase C-terminal domain-containing protein, whose translation MKRYLFLGIALVLTVVAFAQKSPSNSAHLPSQAAADLIRDAAGADGAFLAAGLVKDKFDSDDLSTLMQFGDDEIVVVALKGSQIKQAFERSIALYPEANTSFLQVSGFEIEFDGKADPNSRIRSITAGGSRLDENKTYNIAMPATLGRGGLGYFKIWDKNKITSTLSGMTVEKALKGKKSAESRARWVNISSQS comes from the coding sequence ATGAAAAGATACTTATTCCTTGGCATAGCGCTAGTTTTGACGGTGGTGGCCTTCGCACAGAAGAGCCCATCGAACAGTGCGCATCTACCCTCGCAGGCTGCAGCGGACCTCATTCGTGATGCGGCTGGCGCTGACGGGGCGTTTCTTGCCGCCGGTTTGGTGAAGGATAAGTTCGACAGCGACGATCTATCGACGCTGATGCAGTTTGGCGACGACGAGATTGTGGTCGTTGCTCTAAAGGGCAGTCAGATCAAGCAGGCTTTTGAGCGTTCTATCGCCCTATATCCCGAAGCGAACACCAGCTTCCTGCAGGTCTCCGGCTTCGAAATCGAATTTGACGGCAAGGCCGACCCGAATTCGAGAATTCGCAGCATCACGGCAGGGGGGTCGCGTCTCGACGAGAATAAGACCTACAATATCGCTATGCCGGCGACGCTTGGCCGTGGCGGCTTGGGGTACTTCAAGATATGGGACAAGAACAAAATCACATCGACGCTGTCGGGAATGACGGTCGAAAAGGCGCTCAAAGGCAAGAAATCCGCCGAAAGTCGCGCACGCTGGGTCAATATCTCGTCACAGTCGTAG